Proteins from one bacterium genomic window:
- a CDS encoding aminotransferase class I/II-fold pyridoxal phosphate-dependent enzyme, with protein MNSKLETRQPTSGYPQLNDTLLSKRVIDLPPSGIRKFFDLVSAVEGVISLGVGEPDFVTPWHIREAGIYALEKGYTTYTSNQGLIELREEIARHLEEEYQASFDPHHEILITVGVSEGLDLALRAIINLGEEVIIPEPCYVSYKADTFLAGGVPVTIPTSLKNEFRVRAESIEKAVSPRSKAILLGYPNNPTGAILKREEMLSILEVAQRHNLVIISDEIYGPLTYQGKHTSFASLPGAKERVILLSGFSKAYAMTGWRIGYTAANPSFVNAMTRIHQYTMLCAPILAQKAALEALRNGQEAYMDMLSSYDQRRCLITEGFRGIGFDCLRPQGAFYIFPNIESTGLSSEEFAERLLEEEKVAVVPGPAFGECGEGHIRCSYAASIEDIEEALKRIERFVSQTSHER; from the coding sequence ATGAACTCGAAACTCGAAACTCGACAACCCACCAGCGGCTACCCCCAACTCAACGATACTCTCTTATCTAAAAGGGTCATAGACCTGCCTCCTTCTGGAATCCGCAAGTTTTTCGATCTGGTCTCTGCCGTTGAGGGGGTAATATCCCTGGGCGTGGGAGAACCAGATTTTGTTACTCCCTGGCATATCCGGGAAGCAGGGATATATGCCCTGGAAAAAGGTTATACCACTTACACCTCAAATCAGGGGCTGATCGAGCTGCGGGAGGAAATCGCCCGGCATTTGGAAGAAGAATATCAAGCCTCCTTTGATCCCCACCACGAAATCCTGATTACCGTCGGGGTGAGTGAAGGGCTGGACCTGGCTCTTCGGGCTATCATTAATCTGGGTGAAGAGGTGATCATTCCGGAGCCGTGTTATGTTTCTTATAAGGCGGATACCTTTTTGGCCGGAGGGGTCCCGGTTACTATACCTACCAGCCTCAAAAATGAATTCAGAGTAAGGGCCGAGTCAATAGAAAAAGCCGTCAGCCCGCGAAGTAAGGCTATTCTCCTGGGCTATCCCAACAACCCTACCGGCGCCATCCTTAAACGGGAAGAGATGCTTTCTATTTTAGAAGTCGCCCAAAGGCACAATCTGGTTATTATCTCTGATGAAATTTACGGTCCTCTGACTTACCAAGGGAAACACACCTCTTTTGCCTCCCTGCCTGGAGCCAAAGAAAGGGTTATTTTGCTTTCCGGCTTTTCCAAGGCTTATGCTATGACGGGCTGGCGGATAGGTTATACGGCCGCTAACCCTTCTTTTGTTAACGCCATGACCAGGATTCACCAATACACCATGCTCTGTGCCCCTATCCTCGCCCAAAAAGCTGCCCTGGAGGCGTTAAGAAACGGACAAGAAGCCTATATGGATATGCTTTCATCCTACGACCAGCGGAGATGTTTGATTACGGAGGGTTTCAGAGGGATTGGATTCGATTGTCTTAGGCCGCAAGGGGCCTTTTACATCTTCCCTAACATCGAATCTACCGGCCTCTCCTCCGAAGAATTTGCCGAACGCCTACTTGAAGAGGAAAAAGTGGCCGTTGTCCCAGGCCCAGCCTTTGGAGAATGTGGCGAAGGACATATCCGCTGTTCCTATGCGGCTTCTATTGAGGATATTGAAGAGGCCTTAAAGAGGATAGAGCGGTTCGTTTCACAGACTAGTCATGAGCGATAG
- a CDS encoding DUF4160 domain-containing protein, which produces MPTISMFYGILIRMFFRDIEKHKVPHIHADYQGKVAVYSIPDGSLLAGNLPPNKHKLVVAWIEIHQEDLLADWNLAVNGKTPFPIKGLDQ; this is translated from the coding sequence ATGCCAACAATTTCAATGTTTTATGGAATTCTTATTCGGATGTTCTTTCGAGATATCGAGAAACATAAAGTGCCACACATCCATGCTGATTACCAAGGGAAAGTTGCAGTGTACTCAATTCCTGACGGATCACTGTTGGCTGGTAACCTACCACCGAATAAGCACAAACTGGTGGTCGCGTGGATTGAAATTCATCAAGAAGATTTACTTGCTGACTGGAACCTGGCTGTAAACGGTAAAACACCATTTCCAATCAAAGGACTTGATCAATGA
- a CDS encoding DUF2442 domain-containing protein: MRIIELFPQPHWVLSIVADDGRIGNFDVSPYLEYETFEALRDYSEFLKVFNGGYFVEWDCGADLSADTIEAQWQIISKASPQTIA, from the coding sequence ATGAGAATAATAGAACTTTTTCCACAACCCCATTGGGTATTATCCATTGTTGCAGATGACGGTCGCATTGGCAATTTTGATGTCAGTCCCTATCTTGAATATGAAACATTTGAAGCCCTTCGAGATTACAGCGAGTTTCTGAAGGTTTTCAATGGCGGATACTTTGTCGAATGGGATTGTGGTGCTGATTTGTCAGCGGATACCATTGAGGCACAATGGCAGATAATTAGCAAGGCATCCCCACAGACAATTGCCTAA